One genomic region from Gossypium hirsutum isolate 1008001.06 chromosome D13, Gossypium_hirsutum_v2.1, whole genome shotgun sequence encodes:
- the LOC107934614 gene encoding tropinone reductase homolog At1g07440 isoform X1 yields MGEAEGCSKDKRWSLQGMTALVTGGTKGIGHAIVEELAAFGAIVHTCSRTETELNDCLLEWKAKGFRVTGSVCDVSNQAQRENLLNTVSSEFNGKLNILINNVGTNIGKMVTDYTAEDVSFLTSTNFESAYNISVLAHPLLKASAAASVAFISSIAGILPVFNAPIYGANKGAMEHLSKFLAFDWGGDNIRVNTIAPATIKTPLAQRFFEGNEEGLNTMISRTPLGRLGEPKEVSAMVAFLCLPAASYVTGQLICVDGGITMNGLCFPNQITKQHEP; encoded by the exons ATGGGAGAAGCAGAGGGGTGTAGCAAAGACAAAAGATGGAGTCTTCAAGGCATGACTGCACTTGTCACCGGTGGTACCAAAGGCATCGG GCATGCAATCGTAGAGGAATTAGCTGCATTCGGAGCGATTGTGCATACATGTTCTCGAACTGAAACTGAGCTCAATGATTGCTTACTCGAATGGAAGGCAAAGGGTTTCCGAGTTACCGGTTCAGTGTGTGATGTTTCGAATCAAGCTCAAAGAGAAAATCTACTAAACACGGTTTCTTCTGAGTTTAATGGGAAGCTTAACATCCTG ATAAATAACGTGGGAACGAATATAGGGAAAATGGTGACGGATTACACGGCGGAAGATGTTTCATTTTTGACGAGCACCAACTTCGAATCTGCTTATAACATTAGTGTATTGGCACATCCCCTTTTGAAAGCTTCCGCCGCTGCAAGCGTTGCGTTTATTTCTTCTATTGCTGGTATATTACCTGTATTTAATGCGCCTATATATGGAGCCAACAAAG GGGCCATGGAGCATCTTTCGAAATTCTTAGCTTTTGACTGGGGAGGAGATAATATTAGGGTTAATACCATTGCACCAGCAACCATCAAAACTCCCCTTGCTCAACGT TTTTTTGAAGGCAATGAAGAAGGATTAAATACAATGATAAGCCGAACACCATTAGGACGGCTTGGCGAGCCAAAGGAAGTGTCGGCTATGGTGGCTTTCTTGTGCCTACCGGCGGCTTCATATGTAACAGGGCAACTTATTTGTGTTGATGGTGGGATCACCATGAATGGCCTATGTTTTCCAAATCAAATTACAAAACAACATGAGCCATGA
- the LOC121225361 gene encoding tropinone reductase homolog At5g06060: MNVSKMGEAGVFSKMESSRWSLQGMTALVTGGTKGLGHAIVEELAGFGAIVHTCSRTETELNNCLLEWKAKGFRVTGSVCDVSDQTQRENLLNTVSSEFNGKLNILINNVGTNTTKLVTDYTAEDVSFLTSTNFESAFNISVLAYPLLKASSAGSVVFVSSIASLLPAYFGAIYASNKAAMNQLAKYLSCDWARDNIRVNAISPSVVKTALFDECFEANKEGLEATLNRTPLGRVGQPKEVSPMVAFLCLPAASYVTGQVISVDGGMSVNGLFFPK; this comes from the exons atgaatgtaagCAAAATGGGTGAAGCAGGGGTTTTTAGCAAAATGGAGTCTTCAAGATGGAGTCTTCAAGGCATGACTGCACTTGTTACTGGTGGAACCAAAGGGCTCGG GCATGCAATTGTGGAGGAATTAGCTGGATTCGGAGCGATTGTGCATACATGCTCTCGAACTGAAACCGAGCTCAACAATTGCTTACTCGAATGGAAAGCAAAGGGTTTTCGGGTTACAGGTTCGGTGTGTGATGTTTCAGATCAAACTCAAAGGGAGAATCTGTTAAACACTGTTTCCTCAGAATTCAACGGGAAGCTTAACATCCTG ATAAATAATGTCGGAACGAATACAACGAAATTGGTGACGGATTACACGGCGGAAGATGTTTCGTTTTTGACGAGCACCAACTTCGAATCGGCTTTTAACATTAGTGTGTTGGCATATCCCCTTTTAAAAGCTTCAAGTGCTGGAAGCGTTGTGTTTGTGTCTTCAATTGCTAGTCTATTACCCGCATACTTTGGGGCTATATATGCTTCCAACAAAG CTGCCATGAACCAGCTTGCGAAATACTTGTCATGTGATTGGGCAAGAGATAATATTAGGGTTAATGCTATTTCACCTTCGGTCGTCAAAACAGCCCTCTTTGACGAG TGTTTCGAAGCTAATAAAGAAGGATTAGAGGCAACCCTAAACCGAACACCATTAGGACGGGTTGGACAGCCAAAGGAAGTGTCACCTATGGTGGCGTTCCTGTGCCTACCAGCGGCTTCATATGTAACGGGGCAGGTTATTAGTGTTGATGGTGGGATGAGCGTGAATGGCCTCTTCTTTCCTAAGTAA
- the LOC107934541 gene encoding tropinone reductase homolog At5g06060, which yields MNVSKMGEAGVFSKMESSRWSLQGMTALVTGGTKGLGHAIVEELAGFGAIVHTCSRTETELNNCLLEWKAKGFRVTGSVCDVSDQTQRENLLNTVSSEFNGKLNILINNVGTNTTKLVTDYTAEDVSFLTSTNFESAFNISVLAYPLLKASSAGSVVFVSSIASLLPAYFGAIYASNKAAMNQLAKYLSCDWARDNIRVNAILPSVVKTALFDECFEANKEGLEATLNRTPLGRVGQPKEVSPMVAFLCLPAASYVTGQVISVDGGMSVNGLFFPK from the exons atgaatgtaagCAAAATGGGTGAAGCAGGGGTTTTTAGCAAAATGGAGTCTTCAAGATGGAGTCTTCAAGGCATGACTGCACTTGTTACTGGTGGAACCAAAGGGCTCGG GCATGCAATTGTGGAGGAATTAGCTGGATTCGGAGCGATTGTGCATACATGCTCTCGAACTGAAACCGAGCTCAACAATTGCTTACTCGAATGGAAAGCAAAGGGTTTTCGGGTTACAGGTTCGGTGTGTGATGTTTCAGATCAAACTCAAAGGGAGAATCTGTTAAACACTGTTTCCTCAGAATTCAACGGGAAGCTTAACATCCTG ATAAATAATGTCGGAACGAATACAACGAAATTGGTGACGGATTACACGGCGGAAGATGTTTCGTTTTTGACGAGCACCAACTTCGAATCGGCTTTTAACATTAGTGTGTTGGCATATCCCCTTTTAAAAGCTTCAAGTGCTGGAAGCGTTGTGTTTGTGTCTTCAATTGCTAGTCTATTACCCGCATACTTTGGGGCTATATATGCTTCCAACAAAG CTGCCATGAACCAGCTTGCGAAATACTTGTCATGTGATTGGGCAAGAGATAATATTAGGGTTAATGCTATTTTACCTTCGGTCGTCAAAACAGCCCTCTTTGACGAG TGTTTCGAAGCTAATAAAGAAGGATTAGAGGCAACCCTAAACCGAACACCATTAGGACGGGTTGGACAGCCAAAGGAAGTGTCACCTATGGTGGCGTTCCTGTGCCTACCAGCGGCTTCATATGTAACGGGGCAGGTTATTAGTGTTGATGGTGGGATGAGCGTGAATGGCCTCTTCTTTCCTAAGTAA
- the LOC121225014 gene encoding B3 domain-containing protein At2g24670, whose amino-acid sequence MELLTSEDFNNTRIQPEWTAMDYLLEVVRVDQEKMQEQTFMNEKKNGRLKRKRRIQEENSKNKRPITSYPPKPLIPEGLKQHIVENMGGSNCVLVIQKQLFFSDVNPQASRLLIPFSQVESREFLNESEVERLKNKEAIQACLVEPSMEETEINFKWWDMRKNSMYVITTSWNSIVKNNRLKVEDIVQLWSFRVDSTLCFALQKL is encoded by the coding sequence ATGGAGCTTCTTACTTCTGAAGATTTCAATAACACAAGGATTCAACCTGAATGGACAGCTATGGATTATTTGTTAGAAGTTGTGAGAGTCGACCAGGAAAAAATGCAAGAGCAAACCTTCATGAATGAGAAAAAGAATGGTCGATTGAAAAGGAAACGCCGAATCCAAGAAGAAAATAGCAAGAACAAGAGACCCATTACCTCTTATCCACCTAAGCCACTGATTCCTGAAGGCTTGAAACAACATATTGTTGAAAACATGGGCGGATCAAATTGCGTTTTGGTGATTCAAAAACAACTGTTTTTCTCCGATGTGAACCCCCAAGCGAGTCGATTGTTGATACCATTTTCGCAAGTCGAATCCCGTGAATTCCTCAACGAATCAGAGGTTGAGCGTTTGAAGAATAAAGAAGCCATTCAAGCTTGCTTGGTGGAACCATCCATGGAGGAAACTGAAATCAACTTTAAATGGTGGGATATGCGCAAAAATTCAATGTATGTCATTACGACATCTTGGAATTCTATTGTAAAGAATAACCGACTCAAAGTTGAAGATATTGTTCAACTCTGGTCATTCCGAGTCGACTCAACTTTATGCTTTGCACTTCAAAAACTCTAA
- the LOC107949183 gene encoding B3 domain-containing protein At2g24670, giving the protein MELLTSEDFKNTRIQPEWTAMDYLLEVVRVDQEKMQEQTFLNEKKNGRLKRKRRIQEENSKNKRPITSYPPKPLMPEGLKQHIVENMGGSNCVLVIQKQLFFSDVNPQASRLLIPFSQVESHEFLNESEVERLKNKEAIQACLVEPSMEETDINFKWWDMRKNSMYVITTSWNSIVKNNRLKAEDVVQLWSFRVDSTLCFALQKL; this is encoded by the coding sequence ATGGAGCTTCTTACTTCTGAAGATTTTAAGAACACAAGGATTCAACCTGAATGGACAGCTATGGATTATTTGTTAGAAGTTGTGAGAGTCGACCAGGAAAAAATGCAAGAGCAAACCTTCTTGAATGAGAAAAAGAATGGTCGATTGAAAAGGAAACGCCGAATCCAAGAAGAAAATAGCAAGAACAAGAGACCCATTACCTCTTATCCACCTAAGCCACTGATGCCTGAAGGCTTGAAACAACATATTGTTGAAAACATGGGCGGATCAAATTGCGTTTTGGTGATTCAAAAGCAACTGTTTTTCTCCGATGTGAACCCTCAAGCGAGTCGATTGTTGATACCATTTTCACAAGTCGAATCCCATGAGTTCCTCAACGAATCCGAGGTTGAGCGTTTGAAGAATAAAGAAGCCATTCAAGCTTGCTTGGTGGAACCATCCATGGAGGAAACTGACATCAATTTTAAATGGTGGGATATGCGCAAAAATTCAATGTATGTCATTACGACATCTTGGAATTCTATTGTAAAGAACAACCGACTCAAAGCTGAAGATGTTGTTCAACTCTGGTCGTTCCGAGTCGACTCAACTTTATGCTTTGCACTTCAAAAACTCTGA
- the LOC107934614 gene encoding tropinone reductase homolog At1g07440 isoform X2 → MESSRHDCTCHRWYQRHRVLSSSYSIKIGHAIVEELAAFGAIVHTCSRTETELNDCLLEWKAKGFRVTGSVCDVSNQAQRENLLNTVSSEFNGKLNILINNVGTNIGKMVTDYTAEDVSFLTSTNFESAYNISVLAHPLLKASAAASVAFISSIAGILPVFNAPIYGANKGAMEHLSKFLAFDWGGDNIRVNTIAPATIKTPLAQRFFEGNEEGLNTMISRTPLGRLGEPKEVSAMVAFLCLPAASYVTGQLICVDGGITMNGLCFPNQITKQHEP, encoded by the exons ATGGAGTCTTCAAGGCATGACTGCACTTGTCACCGGTGGTACCAAAGGCATCGGGTACTTTCCTCTTCCTATTCGATAaaaatagg GCATGCAATCGTAGAGGAATTAGCTGCATTCGGAGCGATTGTGCATACATGTTCTCGAACTGAAACTGAGCTCAATGATTGCTTACTCGAATGGAAGGCAAAGGGTTTCCGAGTTACCGGTTCAGTGTGTGATGTTTCGAATCAAGCTCAAAGAGAAAATCTACTAAACACGGTTTCTTCTGAGTTTAATGGGAAGCTTAACATCCTG ATAAATAACGTGGGAACGAATATAGGGAAAATGGTGACGGATTACACGGCGGAAGATGTTTCATTTTTGACGAGCACCAACTTCGAATCTGCTTATAACATTAGTGTATTGGCACATCCCCTTTTGAAAGCTTCCGCCGCTGCAAGCGTTGCGTTTATTTCTTCTATTGCTGGTATATTACCTGTATTTAATGCGCCTATATATGGAGCCAACAAAG GGGCCATGGAGCATCTTTCGAAATTCTTAGCTTTTGACTGGGGAGGAGATAATATTAGGGTTAATACCATTGCACCAGCAACCATCAAAACTCCCCTTGCTCAACGT TTTTTTGAAGGCAATGAAGAAGGATTAAATACAATGATAAGCCGAACACCATTAGGACGGCTTGGCGAGCCAAAGGAAGTGTCGGCTATGGTGGCTTTCTTGTGCCTACCGGCGGCTTCATATGTAACAGGGCAACTTATTTGTGTTGATGGTGGGATCACCATGAATGGCCTATGTTTTCCAAATCAAATTACAAAACAACATGAGCCATGA